The proteins below come from a single Halomonas binhaiensis genomic window:
- a CDS encoding MATE family efflux transporter has translation MSSLKDSFASLPRITALAWPIILSNITVPLLGLVDTAVVGHLSDSRYLAGVTLGATLFSFLYWSFGFLRMGTTGLTSQAYGRERDDEVRHLLGQSLILALCIGTLLIALGHPLIHLGLWLLDGSAEATELAASYASIRLLSAPAVLANYAILGWFLGQQNSRVTLMLLLVNNGVNIAFDLLFVMGLGMTSDGVAWASVIADYSALVLGLWLCRKRLGLLAGHFETPRLFRLSAYAELFSINANLFVRTLGLLFASAFFTAQGAAQGDTILAANAVLMQFIMLTSYALDGFANAAEALTGHAVGRRRFNEFATAVRGAALCSLLSAILASLAFALGGNALIALLTGLPEVRASAADYLPWMVIMPLVAVWSYLLDGVFIGATAIAEMRNSIFIALAIYLPAWWLTQGLGNHGLWLAFTLFTIVRSTVLIAYYRIYRSSRWSS, from the coding sequence GTGTCGTCTCTCAAGGATAGCTTTGCCAGCCTGCCTCGCATCACTGCTCTCGCCTGGCCGATCATCCTGTCCAATATCACCGTGCCATTGCTCGGCCTGGTCGATACTGCCGTGGTTGGACACCTGTCAGATTCCCGATACCTGGCCGGTGTCACGCTAGGCGCCACATTGTTCAGCTTCCTCTATTGGAGCTTCGGCTTCCTGCGCATGGGCACTACCGGCCTTACATCCCAGGCCTATGGTCGTGAGCGGGACGACGAAGTGCGTCACCTCCTCGGCCAATCGCTGATCCTGGCCCTTTGTATCGGCACCCTGCTGATTGCATTGGGCCACCCCCTCATTCACCTGGGCTTATGGTTACTGGATGGCAGCGCCGAAGCCACAGAGCTGGCCGCCAGCTACGCCAGCATACGTCTGCTTTCCGCCCCTGCGGTATTGGCCAACTATGCCATTCTTGGCTGGTTCCTGGGCCAGCAGAACAGTCGCGTCACGCTGATGCTGTTGCTGGTCAACAATGGTGTGAACATTGCCTTCGACCTGCTGTTCGTGATGGGCCTGGGCATGACCAGCGACGGTGTCGCCTGGGCGTCAGTGATTGCCGACTACAGTGCGCTGGTGCTTGGCCTCTGGTTGTGCCGCAAACGCCTTGGTCTGTTGGCTGGACACTTTGAAACACCGCGCCTGTTCAGGCTGTCAGCCTACGCCGAGCTATTCTCGATCAATGCCAATCTGTTCGTACGAACCCTGGGACTGCTGTTCGCCAGTGCCTTCTTTACCGCTCAGGGCGCAGCACAGGGAGACACCATACTGGCTGCCAATGCGGTGCTGATGCAGTTCATCATGCTGACATCCTATGCACTGGACGGATTCGCCAATGCTGCCGAGGCACTCACCGGCCATGCTGTAGGCCGCCGGCGTTTCAACGAATTTGCCACGGCTGTACGCGGGGCTGCGCTATGCTCCTTGCTCAGCGCCATCCTGGCCAGTTTGGCCTTTGCGCTGGGCGGTAATGCCCTGATCGCCCTGCTCACCGGACTTCCCGAGGTACGGGCCAGTGCAGCAGACTATCTGCCATGGATGGTGATCATGCCATTGGTCGCGGTATGGAGTTATCTGCTCGATGGCGTTTTCATTGGCGCCACCGCCATTGCCGAGATGCGTAACTCAATCTTCATCGCGCTCGCGATCTACCTGCCTGCATGGTGGCTGACACAGGGGCTCGGCAATCATGGCCTATGGCTTGCTTTCACCCTCTTCACGATCGTGCGTTCCACGGTACTGATCGCTTACTATCGTATCTATCGCAGCAGCCGATGGAGCTCCTGA
- a CDS encoding DUF1007 family protein gives MLNMLIVMTLSLAAPVAVDAHPHSWIDLSVRLEVDDKGRLLALEQAWRLDPFYSLVLLEDLAAEPDGMNVALDRLRGDMLRTLAPQGFFTEAEVDGQALSFKGVAEATVMNSNDRIVLHFRLPLRKPITLAGHLLSYRVYDPTYYIEVVHEAEDDGSTPLPNALVVPDRLNCEHEIVKATPDPEKVAEASRLDIDETGDPRLGRFFAETGRVDCR, from the coding sequence ATGCTGAACATGCTGATCGTGATGACTCTGTCATTGGCAGCGCCAGTTGCGGTGGACGCCCACCCGCATAGCTGGATTGACCTGTCAGTACGTCTTGAGGTGGATGACAAAGGGCGTCTACTAGCACTCGAGCAGGCCTGGCGGTTGGATCCTTTCTACAGTCTGGTACTGCTTGAGGATCTGGCAGCAGAGCCTGATGGCATGAATGTTGCGCTCGATCGACTGCGCGGCGACATGTTGAGGACCCTGGCTCCTCAAGGTTTCTTCACGGAAGCGGAGGTGGATGGTCAGGCGCTGTCATTCAAAGGGGTGGCCGAGGCAACGGTAATGAATAGCAATGACCGCATTGTGCTGCATTTCCGCTTGCCATTGCGCAAACCCATCACGCTTGCCGGCCATCTGCTCAGCTATCGGGTCTATGACCCGACCTATTATATCGAAGTGGTTCACGAGGCCGAAGATGACGGTTCGACCCCGCTGCCGAATGCACTGGTGGTGCCGGACAGGCTGAATTGCGAACATGAGATCGTCAAGGCCACCCCTGATCCAGAGAAAGTTGCCGAAGCATCGCGCCTTGATATCGATGAGACAGGAGACCCCCGGCTGGGTCGTTTCTTTGCTGAAACTGGACGGGTGGACTGCAGATGA
- a CDS encoding HIT domain-containing protein: MNHFSLHPRLAADSHLITHLPLCELRLMDDARYPWLILIPRRPAISEVFELSEHDQQQMWREATRLGQALKQQYQGDKVNIATLGNMVAQLHLHVILRHQDDPAWPGPVWGQGQAEVYDDARLEQISEELLALVDDLTLGD, encoded by the coding sequence ATGAACCACTTTTCCCTGCACCCCCGTCTTGCGGCTGATAGCCATCTCATCACCCACCTGCCCTTGTGCGAACTCAGGTTGATGGATGATGCCCGTTACCCTTGGCTGATTCTGATCCCACGCCGCCCTGCCATCAGCGAGGTCTTCGAGCTATCCGAACACGACCAGCAACAGATGTGGCGTGAAGCGACCCGGCTCGGCCAGGCGCTGAAACAGCAATACCAGGGAGACAAGGTCAACATCGCCACCCTTGGCAATATGGTGGCGCAATTGCATCTCCACGTGATACTGCGCCACCAGGACGACCCCGCCTGGCCTGGCCCGGTATGGGGGCAAGGCCAGGCAGAGGTTTACGACGATGCGCGCCTGGAGCAGATCAGCGAGGAGCTTTTGGCACTGGTCGATGATCTTACGCTGGGAGACTAG
- a CDS encoding sulfite exporter TauE/SafE family protein, with translation MTLFEATALLGIGVVAGFINVLAAGGSMLTLPLLMFFGLPPQVANGTNRVSITFQSIAAVASFLRAGSRHLDLSLRLSLPAVAGSLLGVWLALNISDALFQHILVVVMGCAAVIMMLPQPKLDTRPLSRDRLTPSIYLAMFAIGVYGGFLQVGVGILFIIVLYRVLKIDLAQVNAFKVLIILVYTLPALAMFLWHDQVRWSYGLVLAMGSMTGAWLAVKVNVSARGAMVVKWLTLAVIVVIILRLLL, from the coding sequence ATGACGCTATTCGAAGCCACTGCCTTGCTCGGCATTGGTGTCGTGGCAGGCTTCATCAATGTGCTGGCAGCGGGAGGCTCCATGCTGACATTGCCGCTGTTGATGTTCTTCGGTTTGCCTCCTCAGGTCGCCAATGGCACCAACCGAGTTTCCATCACTTTTCAAAGTATCGCTGCCGTTGCCAGTTTCTTGCGGGCTGGATCGCGGCATCTGGATCTGAGCTTGCGCCTGTCCTTGCCTGCCGTTGCGGGTTCTCTATTGGGGGTATGGCTGGCGCTGAATATCAGTGATGCTCTGTTCCAGCATATTCTTGTGGTGGTCATGGGGTGTGCGGCAGTGATCATGATGTTGCCTCAGCCCAAACTGGATACCCGACCGTTGTCCAGAGATCGGCTGACACCGTCGATATACCTCGCCATGTTTGCCATCGGTGTGTATGGCGGTTTTCTGCAAGTCGGGGTGGGCATTCTGTTCATTATTGTGCTGTATCGCGTGCTCAAGATTGACCTGGCTCAGGTCAATGCTTTCAAAGTGTTGATCATACTGGTATACACTTTGCCTGCCTTGGCCATGTTTCTGTGGCATGACCAGGTGCGCTGGAGCTACGGGTTGGTGCTGGCAATGGGAAGCATGACCGGGGCCTGGCTGGCAGTAAAGGTCAATGTGAGCGCTCGCGGGGCGATGGTGGTCAAATGGCTGACCTTGGCTGTCATCGTGGTGATTATCCTCAGGCTGCTGCTGTAA
- the trmB gene encoding tRNA (guanine(46)-N(7))-methyltransferase TrmB produces MTQFHSRPISSGQTEPHEDLTRRVGRALSHVWRKPISGHTRAAFEQADAWRRTRKGRGLILDSCCGVGLSTRKLAMRFPEYSVIGVDRSADRLSRDHGELPDNALLVRADLMDFWRLALAGGWRPERHYLLYPNPYPKSVQLKMRWHGHPVFPAIVGLGGRLEVRSNWRLYIEEFAIAVAQASGVTAPLGPFDPGDDPLTHFERKYQASGQPLWHLVVQLDYRPGLLPGTELMPGL; encoded by the coding sequence ATGACTCAGTTCCATAGCCGCCCGATCAGTTCGGGGCAGACCGAGCCGCATGAGGATTTGACGCGCAGAGTTGGCCGAGCGCTGTCCCATGTCTGGCGCAAGCCAATTTCAGGCCATACGCGTGCAGCCTTCGAACAGGCTGATGCCTGGCGTAGAACCCGGAAAGGCAGAGGGTTGATCCTTGATTCATGCTGCGGGGTAGGCTTGTCGACCCGCAAGTTGGCAATGCGCTTCCCTGAATACAGTGTGATTGGTGTCGATCGCAGTGCAGATCGATTGTCCAGAGACCATGGTGAGTTGCCGGACAATGCTCTGCTGGTGAGAGCTGATCTGATGGATTTCTGGCGTCTGGCGCTGGCTGGAGGATGGCGGCCGGAAAGGCACTATCTTCTCTACCCCAATCCCTACCCCAAGTCGGTGCAGCTCAAGATGCGCTGGCACGGTCACCCGGTATTCCCCGCTATCGTAGGCTTGGGGGGACGTCTGGAGGTGCGTTCCAACTGGCGTCTGTATATAGAGGAGTTTGCCATTGCCGTTGCACAGGCTTCTGGTGTCACGGCTCCGCTGGGGCCTTTCGACCCGGGCGATGATCCCTTGACCCATTTCGAGCGCAAGTATCAAGCCAGTGGCCAACCTCTGTGGCATCTGGTGGTTCAACTGGATTACCGCCCTGGACTGCTTCCGGGCACCGAACTCATGCCAGGTCTCTGA
- a CDS encoding beta-ketoacyl synthase, with translation MGGVNPAGRTSGHQAFRRTVLDALPKAEQARTLLGLAAMMRLASRDADQRWYDASGQELDAETLVAATRDHVLNHTLIRRIEDPRFGAEGLPANRAASLALDAPLTFRVRRRQLPAELPPTWQVRELDRHNMEVTVPAGNMDVMLPESRPAQVRTAGQLPSGFDASQLYRSVHHPKGLSMSVFAASDCLGNSGLEWDTLRDRLDPDSVSVYAGNSIGQLDEEGWGGLLQSFVSGKRATSKQMPLGYGQMPADFLNAYVLGSVGATGAALGACASFLYNLRLGIEDIRAGRSRVVMVGTADAPITPEVIEGFRVMGALADDDSLKALDALELLTDADYQRASRPFALNCGFTMGEASQFVMLMDDALALEVGAEILGSVPDVFVNADGWKRSISAPGIGNYVTLGKACALVRDMLGEKALRERTYLHAHGTSTPKNRTTESHVFDAVAKANGIHDWPVVAIKAYLGHSQGSAAGDQMVSALGSFAYGLLPGIGTIDRIADDVYAERLRFFQHTIEFDADASFINAKGFGGNNATGVVLSPKVTERLLQQRHGEAAVAAWRERRETVRARAGAYHNEADAGHFEVRYRFGEGVLEGPELEVGSDTIRIPGYAQPVSLDVHNPFGRFNDEDS, from the coding sequence ATGGGCGGCGTTAACCCGGCCGGCCGAACCTCGGGCCACCAGGCCTTCCGCCGCACTGTGCTCGATGCCTTGCCCAAGGCTGAGCAGGCCCGCACTCTGCTGGGCCTGGCGGCAATGATGCGTCTGGCCAGCCGTGACGCTGACCAGCGCTGGTATGACGCTTCCGGCCAAGAGCTGGATGCCGAGACTCTGGTCGCAGCTACCCGTGACCATGTGCTCAACCACACCCTGATTCGTCGTATCGAAGATCCACGCTTCGGTGCTGAAGGGCTACCGGCCAACCGTGCTGCCAGCCTGGCGCTGGATGCACCATTGACCTTCCGTGTGCGTCGCCGCCAGCTACCCGCTGAGCTACCGCCTACCTGGCAAGTCCGCGAACTGGACCGCCACAACATGGAAGTCACGGTTCCGGCCGGGAACATGGATGTCATGCTGCCGGAATCTCGTCCGGCCCAGGTACGTACCGCCGGTCAGCTCCCTAGCGGTTTCGATGCCAGCCAGCTGTATCGCAGCGTCCATCATCCCAAGGGACTATCCATGTCCGTATTTGCCGCCAGCGACTGCCTGGGCAACAGCGGCCTGGAATGGGATACCCTGCGCGACCGGCTCGATCCGGATAGCGTCAGCGTCTACGCTGGCAACTCCATCGGCCAGCTTGATGAAGAAGGCTGGGGTGGGCTGCTGCAAAGTTTTGTCTCCGGCAAGCGCGCAACGTCCAAGCAGATGCCGCTAGGTTATGGTCAGATGCCGGCTGACTTCCTCAACGCCTATGTCCTTGGCAGTGTTGGGGCTACTGGCGCGGCACTCGGTGCCTGCGCCAGCTTCCTGTACAACCTGCGCCTGGGCATCGAGGACATCCGCGCAGGACGCTCCCGCGTGGTCATGGTGGGAACTGCCGATGCTCCTATCACACCGGAGGTGATCGAAGGCTTCCGCGTCATGGGCGCTCTCGCCGATGATGATAGCCTCAAGGCCCTGGACGCCCTGGAACTGCTCACCGACGCAGACTACCAACGCGCCAGCCGGCCCTTTGCTCTGAATTGCGGCTTCACCATGGGCGAAGCCAGCCAGTTCGTGATGCTGATGGACGATGCACTGGCACTGGAGGTTGGCGCTGAGATCCTCGGCAGTGTGCCCGACGTCTTTGTCAACGCCGACGGCTGGAAGCGCTCTATCTCAGCCCCGGGAATTGGCAATTATGTCACCCTGGGCAAGGCCTGTGCCCTGGTTCGCGACATGCTGGGAGAGAAAGCGCTGCGTGAGCGCACCTACCTCCATGCCCACGGCACCTCGACACCAAAAAATCGCACTACCGAATCCCATGTATTCGATGCAGTGGCCAAGGCCAACGGCATTCATGACTGGCCAGTCGTCGCCATCAAGGCCTATCTGGGTCACTCTCAGGGCAGTGCGGCAGGTGACCAGATGGTTAGCGCCCTGGGCAGCTTTGCCTACGGTTTGCTGCCAGGCATCGGTACGATCGACCGCATTGCCGACGATGTCTATGCCGAACGCCTGCGCTTCTTCCAGCACACCATCGAGTTTGATGCCGACGCGTCCTTCATCAATGCCAAAGGCTTCGGTGGCAATAACGCCACTGGTGTCGTGCTGTCGCCCAAGGTGACGGAGCGCCTGTTACAGCAGCGTCATGGCGAAGCGGCTGTAGCAGCGTGGCGCGAGCGCCGCGAGACAGTCCGAGCCAGGGCCGGGGCTTATCACAACGAGGCCGATGCAGGCCATTTCGAGGTCCGCTATCGTTTTGGCGAGGGAGTGCTCGAAGGTCCTGAGCTCGAAGTAGGCAGCGATACCATTCGCATTCCTGGTTATGCCCAGCCTGTTTCCTTGGATGTGCACAACCCCTTTGGGCGTTTCAACGACGAGGATAGCTGA
- a CDS encoding entericidin A/B family lipoprotein, which yields MKRTLSLVLISLFTLAVLTGCNTWRGVGQDIEKGGEAIQNSANK from the coding sequence ATGAAGAGAACGTTGTCACTTGTATTGATTTCGCTGTTCACCCTGGCAGTGCTGACTGGCTGCAACACTTGGAGGGGCGTAGGGCAGGATATCGAGAAGGGCGGGGAAGCCATCCAGAATAGCGCAAACAAGTAA
- a CDS encoding nickel/cobalt transporter codes for MKEMTKGRSTESRAGIRWAGLFLLFAAISLGGVLFWGVASGVLDDVSHWIYRVQGDLHRRMTEAVSLVNRTPSPQAWMTLLGLSLFYGIFHAAGPGHGKAVLSTYLLSQRQGTGGWRKALGLSFAAAIVQGMVAIAIVLVLVNVLGWLTREALGSVIRVEQLSFLLVALLGAWLCLRAIRDFIRLQRSASEQPAGHQHAHEQHTHEHHDHAHEHHAHPHQAHQYHDHVCCGGHHHLSPADLADSGQKSTVWLTVLAIGARPCSGAVLLMGVTTLLGQPLMGIAAVMVMALGTALTVSALGLLSVLARGWAERRLASHRHWSVGWIMPLVALTGGVVICVLGVSLLLHAEQGAGSLPLLVAPRGGGGLTGG; via the coding sequence ATGAAGGAGATGACCAAGGGGCGCAGTACGGAAAGCCGTGCTGGAATACGTTGGGCTGGGTTATTTCTATTGTTCGCAGCGATCTCACTGGGCGGCGTGCTGTTCTGGGGAGTGGCATCCGGTGTTCTGGACGATGTCAGCCATTGGATCTATCGCGTTCAGGGAGACCTCCACCGCCGGATGACTGAAGCGGTGAGCCTGGTCAATCGTACCCCTTCGCCTCAGGCCTGGATGACGCTACTGGGATTGAGCTTGTTCTACGGCATTTTCCATGCTGCTGGGCCGGGTCATGGCAAGGCGGTGCTATCCACTTACCTGCTATCGCAGCGACAAGGGACTGGAGGCTGGCGCAAGGCACTGGGACTATCCTTTGCTGCAGCGATAGTTCAGGGCATGGTAGCCATTGCTATCGTGCTGGTGCTAGTTAATGTACTTGGCTGGCTGACGCGGGAAGCACTGGGCAGTGTCATTCGGGTAGAGCAGCTCAGCTTCCTGCTGGTGGCCTTGTTAGGAGCATGGTTATGCCTGCGAGCAATACGCGATTTCATCCGTCTGCAGCGGAGTGCATCTGAACAGCCCGCAGGCCATCAGCATGCACATGAGCAGCATACACATGAGCATCATGACCATGCGCACGAACATCATGCCCATCCACACCAGGCTCACCAATACCATGATCATGTCTGCTGCGGTGGACATCATCATCTGTCTCCAGCGGATCTTGCCGACTCAGGGCAGAAAAGCACTGTCTGGCTGACCGTGTTGGCCATCGGAGCCAGGCCATGCAGCGGCGCCGTATTGCTGATGGGGGTGACGACCCTGCTGGGGCAGCCGCTGATGGGGATTGCTGCGGTGATGGTCATGGCGCTGGGTACTGCTCTAACTGTCTCGGCGCTGGGACTGCTCAGTGTCCTGGCACGCGGCTGGGCGGAGCGACGCCTGGCTAGCCACCGCCATTGGTCTGTGGGATGGATCATGCCTCTGGTGGCTCTGACAGGGGGAGTGGTGATCTGTGTGCTCGGCGTGTCGCTATTGCTTCACGCCGAGCAAGGAGCTGGCAGCCTGCCGTTGCTGGTGGCTCCGAGAGGCGGGGGTGGGCTGACCGGAGGCTAG
- the coaD gene encoding pantetheine-phosphate adenylyltransferase: MTTAVYPGTFDPITNGHLDLIERAVKLFDKVVVAIAESPGKSPALPLETRLQLTRDVLDGYDSVEVVGYSGLMTEFMKANNARILLRGLRAVSDFEYELQLANMNRAQMPDLETVFLTPAVENTYISSTLIREIARLGGDITQHVHPKVAEAMRKHYNT; encoded by the coding sequence ATGACGACTGCCGTCTATCCTGGAACTTTCGATCCCATCACCAATGGCCATCTCGACCTGATCGAGCGGGCGGTAAAGCTATTCGACAAGGTGGTAGTGGCCATTGCAGAAAGCCCCGGTAAATCACCGGCGCTACCCCTCGAAACACGCCTGCAATTGACTCGGGACGTCCTCGATGGGTACGACAGCGTTGAAGTGGTCGGATATTCCGGGCTGATGACAGAGTTCATGAAAGCCAACAACGCCCGCATACTGCTGCGTGGACTGCGTGCCGTATCCGACTTCGAATATGAATTGCAGTTGGCCAATATGAACCGTGCCCAAATGCCTGACCTGGAAACCGTGTTCCTCACTCCGGCAGTGGAAAACACTTACATTTCTTCCACTCTGATACGCGAGATCGCCCGTCTCGGCGGCGATATCACCCAACATGTGCATCCCAAGGTCGCCGAAGCGATGCGCAAGCATTACAATACCTGA
- a CDS encoding I78 family peptidase inhibitor, with protein sequence MKRFFPGLVMLAAVSMAGCQSSAQTAPSEPAPMPPKMGAQAPCDADAIQQHVGSQYQSSLDEQLLGESGAKTLRVLRPGDAATMDFRQDRLNVKLDDSDVIESLDCG encoded by the coding sequence ATGAAGCGATTCTTCCCCGGACTTGTGATGCTAGCTGCTGTGAGCATGGCGGGCTGCCAGTCTTCCGCCCAGACAGCACCATCCGAGCCAGCGCCCATGCCGCCGAAAATGGGGGCTCAGGCACCTTGCGATGCCGATGCCATTCAGCAGCATGTCGGTAGCCAGTACCAGTCAAGCCTCGATGAGCAATTATTGGGCGAAAGCGGGGCCAAGACTTTGAGAGTATTGCGTCCTGGTGATGCGGCGACCATGGATTTCCGCCAGGATCGCCTGAACGTGAAACTGGATGACAGTGATGTCATCGAGTCTCTTGACTGCGGCTGA
- a CDS encoding short-chain fatty acid transporter, with the protein MLRALSRPAVKLVERYLPDPYIFVLLLTLIAAVAAIAIQHKSPLAVIDYWGNGFWSLLQFSMQMLLVLVTGYMLASSPPVKRLLDHLASYAKNAGAAIILVTLVSLIASWINWGFGLVVGALFAKALARQVKVDYRLLVASAYSGFIVWHGGLAGSVPLTIATEGHFMQERIGIVSTADTIFSYFNLLLVAILFVAVPLVNRLMLPSESESIYVDPALLGAEEEPRVRITRPAERLENSMTLAMLVGFPGLIYLISYFVGGGGLNLNVVNFLFLFLAIVLHRTPQSLLNSLQEAIKGGAGIVIQFPFYAGIMAIMVQSGLAETLSQAMISFATETTLPFWTFISAGVVNMFVPSGGGQWAVQAPVVIPAAQALGVDIPRAAMAVAWGDAWTNLLQPFWALPVLGIAGLKAKDIMGFCLIQLFVTGAIIGACLTWL; encoded by the coding sequence ATGCTCAGAGCCCTATCAAGACCCGCTGTGAAGCTGGTCGAACGTTATCTGCCCGACCCTTATATCTTCGTTTTGCTGTTGACCCTGATTGCTGCTGTTGCCGCCATTGCCATTCAGCATAAGTCGCCGCTGGCAGTGATCGACTACTGGGGCAATGGCTTCTGGAGCCTGCTCCAATTTTCCATGCAGATGCTGCTGGTACTGGTCACCGGCTACATGCTGGCCAGCTCTCCTCCGGTGAAACGCCTGCTCGATCATCTTGCCAGCTATGCCAAGAATGCCGGTGCCGCCATCATTCTCGTTACGCTGGTCTCGCTCATCGCCAGTTGGATCAATTGGGGGTTCGGGCTGGTAGTTGGTGCATTATTCGCCAAGGCCCTGGCGCGCCAGGTCAAGGTCGATTACCGCCTGCTGGTCGCCAGTGCTTACTCCGGCTTCATTGTCTGGCATGGCGGACTGGCCGGCTCCGTGCCGCTGACCATTGCCACCGAAGGCCACTTCATGCAGGAGAGGATTGGCATCGTATCCACGGCTGACACGATCTTCTCCTATTTCAACCTGCTTCTGGTGGCAATACTGTTTGTCGCTGTTCCATTGGTCAATCGACTGATGCTGCCCAGCGAGAGCGAAAGCATCTATGTAGACCCTGCTCTGCTCGGCGCAGAGGAAGAACCGCGGGTACGCATCACCCGACCGGCAGAACGCCTGGAAAACAGCATGACCCTGGCCATGCTGGTAGGCTTCCCAGGGCTGATCTATCTGATCAGCTACTTCGTGGGTGGTGGCGGCCTCAATCTGAATGTCGTCAACTTCCTGTTTCTGTTTCTGGCCATCGTGCTGCACCGCACCCCGCAGAGCCTGCTCAACAGTCTGCAGGAAGCTATCAAGGGTGGGGCAGGCATTGTCATTCAGTTTCCTTTTTACGCCGGTATCATGGCCATCATGGTGCAATCAGGGCTGGCCGAGACACTGTCTCAGGCAATGATTTCCTTTGCCACTGAAACCACCTTGCCTTTCTGGACCTTTATCAGCGCAGGCGTGGTCAACATGTTCGTCCCGTCAGGTGGCGGTCAGTGGGCAGTGCAGGCTCCCGTGGTCATTCCCGCCGCCCAGGCACTTGGCGTCGATATTCCTCGCGCCGCCATGGCCGTCGCCTGGGGAGATGCCTGGACCAACCTGCTGCAGCCCTTCTGGGCCCTGCCAGTACTGGGCATTGCCGGTCTCAAGGCCAAGGACATCATGGGCTTCTGCCTGATACAGCTGTTTGTCACAGGGGCCATCATCGGCGCCTGCCTGACCTGGCTCTAA
- a CDS encoding acyl-CoA thioesterase, whose translation MDDHSLPGQHELTMTVLMTPDMANFSGKVHGGAILKLLDEVAYACASRYSGHYVVTLSVDQVLFKQPIHVGELVTFLASINHVGRSSMEVGIKVIAEDIQQKIIRHTNSCYLTMVAVDSDGRPAPVQPLQLDTPIRKLRFEKAALRKKLRKQEAAGELQAQSRFDGDATNP comes from the coding sequence ATGGATGATCATAGCCTGCCTGGCCAGCACGAACTGACCATGACGGTCTTGATGACCCCTGATATGGCAAATTTCAGTGGCAAGGTCCACGGCGGCGCTATCCTCAAGCTGCTTGATGAAGTTGCCTACGCTTGTGCCAGCCGCTACTCCGGCCATTATGTGGTCACGCTGTCAGTGGATCAGGTACTGTTCAAGCAGCCGATCCATGTGGGTGAACTGGTCACTTTCCTGGCCAGTATCAACCACGTTGGTCGCTCTTCCATGGAAGTCGGAATCAAGGTCATCGCCGAAGATATTCAGCAGAAGATCATCCGTCATACCAATAGCTGCTACCTGACCATGGTGGCAGTGGACTCGGATGGCCGCCCAGCTCCGGTGCAGCCACTGCAACTGGATACGCCAATTCGCAAGCTGCGCTTTGAGAAAGCAGCCCTGCGCAAGAAGCTGCGCAAGCAGGAAGCCGCCGGCGAGCTACAGGCACAATCCAGGTTCGACGGCGACGCAACCAACCCGTAA
- a CDS encoding YfhL family 4Fe-4S dicluster ferredoxin, protein MALMITDECINCDVCEPECPNGAISPGEEIYVIDPNLCTECVGHYDEPQCQQVCPVDCIPLDPDRVENHDQLMDKYRIITAA, encoded by the coding sequence ATGGCCCTGATGATCACCGACGAGTGCATCAACTGCGACGTCTGCGAACCTGAATGCCCTAATGGCGCCATTTCTCCTGGTGAGGAGATCTACGTCATCGACCCCAACCTGTGTACGGAATGCGTCGGCCATTACGATGAGCCCCAGTGTCAGCAGGTCTGTCCGGTAGACTGCATCCCTCTGGACCCGGATCGTGTCGAGAACCACGACCAACTGATGGATAAATACCGCATCATTACTGCCGCCTGA